The following are encoded together in the Populus trichocarpa isolate Nisqually-1 chromosome 5, P.trichocarpa_v4.1, whole genome shotgun sequence genome:
- the LOC18099627 gene encoding abscisic stress-ripening protein 3 yields MTEEKQHQGVFHHHKSEEKPVDYRKEKKHHKNLGHVGKLGAAAAGAFAMNEKHKSKKDPEHTHGHKIKEEIAAAAAVGTCGLVFHEHHEKKATKKEEEEANRKKHHGTTTSNCFN; encoded by the exons ATGACTGAAGAGAAGCAGCACCAAGGCGTCTTCCACCACCACAAGAGCGAGGAGAAACCAGTTGattacagaaaagaaaagaagcatcACAAGAATCTTGGGCACGTTGGTAAGCTTGGAGCTGCTGCCGCTGGTGCTTTTGCCATG AATGAGAAGCACAAGTCAAAGAAAGACCCAGAGCATACACACGGGCACAAGATAAAGGAGGAGATTGCCGCGGCAGCTGCAGTTGGAACCTGTGGATTGGTATTCCATGAGCATCATGAGAAGAAAGCAACcaagaaagaggaagaagaggctAATAGAAAGAAGCACCACGGCACCACCACttctaattgttttaattaa
- the LOC7469229 gene encoding abscisic stress-ripening protein 3, producing the protein MAEEKQHQGVFHHHKSEEKPETATGYDAPPPPVSDVDYRKEKKHHKNLEHVAELGTAGAGAFAMNEKHKTKKDPEHPHRHKIKEEIAAAAAVGTCGLVFHEHHEKKATKKEEEEANGKKHHHF; encoded by the exons ATGGCCGAAGAGAAGCAGCACCAAGGCGTCTTCCACCACCACAAGAGCGAGGAGAAACCAGAGACTGCCACAGGTTATGATGCTCCACCTCCTCCTGTTTCAGATGTTGattacagaaaagaaaagaagcatcACAAGAATCTTGAGCACGTTGCTGAGCTTGGAACTGCTGGCGCTGGTGCTTTTGCCATG AATGAGAAGCACAAGACAAAGAAAGACCCAGAGCATCCACACAGGCACAAGATAAAGGAGGAGATTGCCGCGGCAGCTGCAGTTGGAACCTGTGGACTTGTATTCCATGAGCATCATGAGAAGAAAGCAACcaagaaagaggaagaagaggctAATGGAAAGAAGCACCACCACttctaa